The following are encoded together in the Thalassomonas haliotis genome:
- a CDS encoding DUF411 domain-containing protein: MFFVAKLTPSLVRYALAISVVTLLGACSEVSELPSTQEKIAGAETPAQRMKLAVYKRESCGCCQKWIDHLDETGFSSRVYNHESLSAFKVEQGIKPRYHSCHTAISEQGYVFEGHIPAKYIQQFLAERAGGEKDSQVLGLAVPAMPVGSPGMEVGEQFMPYQILMLKADGSSEVYAKVNTYREQF, from the coding sequence ATGTTTTTTGTTGCAAAACTTACCCCATCCTTGGTCCGATACGCTTTGGCGATATCCGTTGTTACCTTACTTGGCGCCTGCAGCGAGGTGAGCGAACTTCCGTCAACGCAGGAGAAAATCGCCGGGGCGGAAACCCCGGCGCAGCGCATGAAATTAGCGGTTTATAAACGGGAGTCTTGTGGCTGTTGCCAGAAGTGGATAGACCACCTTGATGAAACCGGTTTTTCTTCCCGTGTTTATAACCATGAATCCTTGTCTGCGTTTAAAGTAGAGCAAGGTATCAAGCCCAGATACCACTCCTGCCATACCGCCATTTCAGAGCAAGGTTATGTGTTTGAAGGGCATATTCCGGCAAAATATATCCAGCAATTTTTAGCTGAAAGGGCCGGCGGTGAAAAAGACAGTCAAGTGTTGGGGTTGGCGGTACCCGCTATGCCGGTTGGCAGTCCCGGCATGGAGGTGGGCGAGCAATTTATGCCGTACCAGATCTTAATGCTTAAAGCCGACGGCAGCTCAGAAGTTTATGCGAAAGTGAATACCTACCGGGAGCAATTCTGA
- a CDS encoding DsbE family thiol:disulfide interchange protein — protein MNKLIRLLPLIVCLALGGVLYQGLFLNPQELPSALVGKKLPAFELSTLRNAGKTVNADDLKGKVKLLNVWATWCPSCRYEHPYLLEIAKSERVAVFGLNYKDERGPANQWLQQLGDPYVFSIFDQQGTLGLDLGVYGAPETFVIDGDGVIRKRFAGVIDARVWQSEFLPLIEQIEAEQQGS, from the coding sequence ATGAATAAGTTAATCCGTTTGCTGCCGCTAATCGTCTGTCTTGCCCTGGGCGGGGTGTTATACCAGGGGTTATTTTTAAACCCCCAGGAATTGCCTTCTGCCCTGGTAGGTAAAAAGTTACCGGCTTTTGAGTTATCGACTTTAAGAAATGCCGGGAAAACCGTTAATGCCGACGATCTTAAAGGTAAGGTTAAATTACTGAATGTCTGGGCCACCTGGTGTCCGTCCTGTCGTTATGAGCACCCTTATTTGCTGGAAATTGCCAAAAGTGAGCGGGTGGCGGTTTTTGGTCTCAATTATAAGGATGAACGGGGACCGGCGAACCAATGGCTGCAACAGCTTGGCGACCCTTATGTGTTTTCGATTTTTGATCAGCAGGGTACTTTAGGTTTAGATCTCGGAGTTTATGGCGCACCGGAAACTTTTGTTATTGACGGTGACGGGGTGATACGCAAACGTTTTGCCGGCGTGATTGATGCCAGGGTATGGCAAAGTGAATTTCTTCCGCTAATCGAACAAATTGAAGCGGAACAGCAAGGGAGCTAA
- a CDS encoding efflux RND transporter periplasmic adaptor subunit: MSNMKTLALGGVIGAVITAAIISLMGTPEAEKSTRDEKQPIYWVAPMDANYKRDKPGKSPMGMDLIPVYDNKGDGGGSGPDEGAGTVRISPEVINNLGVRTAEVSYQALQGRIDTVGYISYDEDRLVHIHPRVDGWIEKLYVKAVGEPVKKGQPLYQIYSPELVNAQEELLLALGRNNKRLVEAAQNRLVALQLPEEAIRRLKKTRKVSQTVTFYAPQNGVIENLYIREGFFVKPGTMMLSIGDLSEVWVEAEVFERQAAQVAEGAPVTMSLDYIPGKTWQGKVDYVYPTLDPKTRTVKVRLRFSNQAGEFKPNMFAQVAINTGGKEKALLIPKEALIRTGSQDRVVLALGQGSFKSIAVKVGRFDNDYVEILSGLASGEQVVSSAHFLLDSESSKSSDFKRMSAGQATKMPAKVWVEATIRELMAGQRMVSLSHQPIEAWDWPEMTMDFTVADTVDFSKLSIGLTLHIEIEKMPGGSYQITNLHVPGEEAGIAAMKAAMSGSAAVSGMDQRQHQMPQAESAASATVSGIINSLMPGHRMANISRGAIEKWQRGPATMDFILAESLNIDELKAGQKILFTFEIRDGNFVVTEVEVEAQDKKPAMPAHNHDGHRE; encoded by the coding sequence ATGAGTAATATGAAAACATTAGCCTTAGGCGGCGTTATCGGCGCGGTGATCACTGCCGCCATCATTTCTTTGATGGGGACGCCGGAAGCCGAAAAAAGCACGAGAGATGAAAAGCAGCCGATTTATTGGGTGGCGCCTATGGATGCCAACTATAAGCGGGATAAGCCGGGTAAATCTCCCATGGGCATGGACCTGATCCCCGTTTACGATAATAAAGGTGATGGGGGAGGCTCAGGACCGGATGAAGGCGCGGGCACCGTACGTATTTCCCCCGAGGTGATCAATAACCTGGGAGTACGTACGGCCGAGGTTTCCTATCAGGCATTGCAGGGGCGTATTGATACCGTAGGTTATATTAGCTATGACGAAGATAGGTTAGTCCATATCCACCCGCGGGTGGACGGCTGGATAGAAAAACTTTATGTCAAAGCCGTCGGCGAGCCGGTGAAAAAAGGCCAGCCCCTGTATCAAATATATTCTCCCGAGCTGGTCAATGCCCAGGAAGAATTGTTGCTGGCGCTGGGCCGCAACAATAAACGCCTGGTGGAGGCGGCGCAAAACCGTTTGGTTGCGCTGCAATTGCCTGAGGAAGCAATAAGGCGTTTGAAGAAAACGCGTAAGGTCAGCCAGACGGTGACTTTTTATGCCCCGCAAAACGGCGTGATTGAAAATTTATATATCCGGGAAGGTTTCTTTGTTAAACCCGGCACTATGATGTTATCTATCGGGGACTTATCCGAAGTCTGGGTGGAAGCCGAAGTCTTTGAGCGCCAGGCGGCCCAGGTGGCGGAGGGCGCTCCGGTGACTATGTCGCTGGATTATATTCCGGGGAAAACCTGGCAGGGTAAGGTGGATTATGTTTATCCGACCTTAGATCCGAAAACCCGTACGGTAAAGGTCAGGTTAAGGTTTAGCAATCAAGCCGGCGAGTTTAAACCGAATATGTTTGCCCAGGTGGCGATTAATACCGGCGGCAAAGAAAAAGCCTTGCTGATCCCAAAAGAAGCATTGATCCGTACCGGCAGCCAGGACCGTGTGGTGCTGGCGTTAGGACAGGGCAGCTTTAAATCGATTGCCGTTAAAGTCGGGCGTTTCGACAATGACTATGTTGAAATCCTCTCCGGTCTGGCCTCAGGCGAGCAGGTGGTCAGTTCTGCCCACTTCCTGCTGGACTCAGAATCCAGTAAATCTTCCGACTTTAAGCGTATGTCAGCGGGACAGGCGACAAAGATGCCGGCCAAGGTCTGGGTGGAAGCGACAATCCGGGAGCTGATGGCGGGACAACGTATGGTCAGCTTGAGCCATCAGCCGATAGAGGCATGGGACTGGCCGGAAATGACCATGGACTTTACCGTGGCGGATACGGTAGATTTTTCCAAGCTCAGCATAGGATTAACCTTGCATATCGAGATAGAGAAAATGCCTGGCGGCAGTTATCAAATCACTAATCTCCATGTGCCGGGTGAAGAAGCCGGTATAGCGGCAATGAAGGCGGCTATGTCAGGCTCGGCTGCCGTATCCGGGATGGATCAGCGCCAACATCAAATGCCTCAGGCTGAAAGTGCAGCTTCTGCTACCGTTTCCGGTATTATCAACTCGCTGATGCCGGGACACAGAATGGCCAATATCAGCCGCGGCGCGATAGAAAAGTGGCAGCGGGGACCGGCGACCATGGACTTTATCCTGGCTGAGTCGCTGAACATAGATGAACTGAAAGCAGGACAGAAGATCCTGTTCACCTTTGAGATCCGTGACGGCAACTTTGTTGTTACTGAGGTTGAAGTTGAGGCTCAGGACAAAAAGCCTGCGATGCCGGCCCATAACCATGACGGTCACCGGGAGTAG
- a CDS encoding heme lyase CcmF/NrfE family subunit has product MIPELGHFALIVAMAFAICLSTIPMIGVFSQQQKLVAYARPLTFGMFAFTTISLFILGYSFVIDDFSVKYIAGHSNSHLPYYFKISAIWGGHEGSLLLWVFSLTAWTMAVAKFSKGIDEAFIARVLSVMGMISVGFIAFTLLTSNPFDRLWPNVPLEGRDLNPLLQDVGLIVHPPMLYMGYVGFSVAFAFAIAALMCGKMDAAWARWSRPWTVGAWVFLTLGIALGSWWAYYELGWGGWWFWDPVENASFMPWLVGTALIHSLAVTEKRGTFRNWTVLLAIFAFSLSLLGTFLVRSGAITSVHSFAADPARGLFILLLLAITVISSLTLYAFRANNVASFSRFALYSRETALLICNIILVVAAVTVMLGTLYPLFIDAMGMGKISVGPPYFNAVFVPIMSLLFVVMGIGPLIRWKKAKKGELRKQLSLVSIGSVVFGIAFPFLYGGEFNFLVAGGMALACWVASVVMKDLIKQVRLPQGGWSVNRLSLSHLGMAVAHTGIAVTIVGVTLVSSYEKEMNVRMAVDDSVFVSGYEIKFGGIKAVQGVNYSAEQGQLSVYKDGEFIALLKPERRTYLVQTMGMTEAGIDPGLFRDVYVALGDPLDNGAWAIRVHFKPFVRWIWLGAIFMGLGGVFAMLDKRYRRRKSAKDLRQQSGGEVTPELVAGAGVPAYARVETTGQGR; this is encoded by the coding sequence ATGATACCTGAACTGGGACACTTTGCACTGATTGTTGCTATGGCTTTTGCCATTTGTTTAAGCACCATTCCAATGATCGGCGTATTTAGTCAACAACAAAAGTTAGTCGCTTATGCCAGGCCCCTGACCTTCGGCATGTTTGCTTTTACCACTATCAGTCTTTTTATCCTGGGCTATAGTTTTGTCATCGATGACTTTTCCGTGAAATATATTGCCGGCCATTCCAACAGCCATTTACCGTATTATTTTAAAATCAGCGCCATCTGGGGCGGACACGAAGGTTCGCTCTTGCTCTGGGTATTTTCTCTTACCGCCTGGACCATGGCGGTGGCCAAATTCAGTAAAGGCATAGACGAAGCCTTCATTGCCCGGGTATTGTCGGTTATGGGGATGATTTCAGTAGGTTTTATCGCTTTTACCTTGCTTACCTCCAACCCTTTCGACCGCTTATGGCCGAACGTGCCGCTCGAAGGCCGCGATCTTAATCCTTTATTACAGGATGTCGGTCTTATCGTTCACCCGCCTATGTTATATATGGGTTATGTCGGTTTTTCCGTTGCTTTTGCCTTTGCTATTGCCGCTTTGATGTGCGGTAAAATGGACGCCGCCTGGGCCCGCTGGTCCCGTCCCTGGACAGTAGGCGCCTGGGTCTTTTTAACCTTAGGTATCGCCCTGGGCAGCTGGTGGGCTTATTATGAACTTGGCTGGGGCGGTTGGTGGTTCTGGGATCCGGTGGAAAATGCTTCCTTTATGCCCTGGCTGGTAGGTACGGCTTTGATTCACTCGCTGGCGGTGACCGAAAAACGCGGCACCTTCAGGAACTGGACGGTATTGCTGGCGATCTTTGCCTTTAGCCTGAGTTTATTGGGCACTTTTCTGGTACGCTCCGGCGCCATCACTTCGGTGCATTCTTTTGCCGCCGACCCGGCCCGCGGCCTGTTTATTTTGCTCTTGCTGGCGATAACTGTGATCAGCTCTTTAACCTTGTATGCCTTTAGGGCCAACAATGTCGCCAGTTTCAGCCGCTTCGCCCTGTATTCCCGCGAAACGGCATTGCTGATTTGTAATATTATTCTCGTGGTCGCGGCGGTAACTGTGATGCTGGGTACCTTATATCCGTTATTTATCGACGCCATGGGCATGGGTAAAATTTCCGTGGGGCCTCCGTATTTTAATGCGGTTTTTGTACCTATTATGAGTTTGCTGTTTGTGGTGATGGGCATAGGGCCTTTGATCCGCTGGAAAAAAGCGAAAAAAGGCGAGTTGCGCAAACAGCTGAGCCTGGTATCTATCGGCAGTGTAGTTTTTGGTATCGCCTTTCCTTTCCTGTACGGCGGCGAATTCAATTTCCTGGTGGCCGGCGGTATGGCCCTGGCGTGCTGGGTCGCTTCTGTGGTGATGAAAGATTTAATCAAGCAGGTGCGTTTACCTCAGGGGGGCTGGTCCGTTAACCGCTTGAGCCTGAGTCACTTGGGTATGGCGGTGGCCCATACCGGTATTGCCGTGACTATTGTTGGTGTGACCCTGGTCTCTAGCTATGAAAAAGAAATGAATGTCAGAATGGCGGTTGACGACAGCGTCTTTGTTTCCGGTTATGAAATTAAATTCGGCGGCATCAAAGCGGTTCAGGGAGTCAACTATAGCGCTGAACAGGGGCAATTAAGTGTTTATAAAGACGGTGAATTTATTGCCCTGTTAAAACCCGAACGCCGTACCTACCTGGTACAAACCATGGGCATGACGGAAGCGGGGATAGATCCCGGTTTGTTCCGCGATGTTTATGTGGCTTTGGGAGATCCGCTCGATAACGGCGCCTGGGCAATACGGGTACACTTTAAACCTTTCGTACGCTGGATCTGGTTGGGCGCTATTTTTATGGGGCTTGGCGGTGTATTTGCCATGCTGGATAAACGTTATCGCCGCCGTAAAAGTGCGAAAGACTTACGGCAGCAAAGTGGCGGTGAAGTAACGCCTGAGTTGGTGGCGGGAGCCGGAGTCCCTGCTTATGCCAGGGTTGAAACAACAGGGCAGGGAAGATAG
- the ccmA gene encoding cytochrome c biogenesis heme-transporting ATPase CcmA gives MPLPEIQSPLIEARQLSCIREDRILFEHLNLAVFPGEIVQVEGPNGAGKTSLLRILAGLSSPYDGEICYQQQGIRYCKEQFHQDLLYLGHLPGVKGEMSAQENLTFNLSLHGLDGEQAESTLNEVNLLGFEDALASHLSAGQHRRIALARLWQSKAKIWILDEPFTAIDKNGVQKLEQLFLAHVAKGGCVVLTTHQDLSFDKVKKVTLNYRFY, from the coding sequence ATGCCATTGCCAGAAATACAGTCGCCATTAATTGAAGCCCGCCAGCTCAGCTGCATTCGGGAAGACAGGATCCTCTTTGAACACCTAAACTTAGCGGTATTTCCGGGGGAGATAGTTCAGGTTGAAGGCCCCAATGGCGCCGGTAAAACCAGCTTATTACGTATCTTAGCCGGTCTTTCCAGCCCCTATGACGGCGAAATCTGCTATCAGCAGCAGGGGATCCGCTATTGCAAAGAACAGTTTCACCAGGACCTGCTGTATTTAGGTCACCTGCCCGGGGTTAAAGGCGAAATGTCCGCCCAGGAAAACCTGACCTTTAATTTATCCCTGCACGGCCTCGACGGCGAACAGGCCGAAAGCACCCTAAATGAAGTGAATTTACTGGGTTTTGAAGATGCCCTGGCATCACACCTGAGCGCAGGACAGCACAGGCGCATCGCCCTGGCCCGCTTGTGGCAGAGCAAAGCCAAAATCTGGATTTTAGACGAACCTTTTACCGCCATAGATAAAAACGGCGTGCAGAAACTGGAACAGCTTTTCTTAGCCCATGTTGCAAAGGGAGGTTGTGTGGTCTTAACCACGCACCAGGATCTTTCCTTCGACAAAGTAAAAAAAGTTACTTTGAATTACAGGTTTTATTAA
- a CDS encoding cytochrome c-type biogenesis protein — protein sequence MLTLIKNSKVLFSVFMLLAVFLLGSAQASPVDTYEFSDKVTQKRYQELTKELRCPKCQNQNLADSNSPIAADLRRQVYNLLNEGKSDMEIMSYMVDRYGDFVLYRPKVNNTTYILWFGPAILLLLGVGVIIFILRRKPHAKEKQALSADQQDKLKQILKD from the coding sequence ATGTTGACTTTAATTAAAAACAGCAAGGTTTTGTTTTCTGTGTTTATGCTGCTGGCGGTATTTTTGCTGGGCAGTGCTCAGGCGAGTCCTGTGGATACCTATGAATTTAGCGATAAGGTAACCCAGAAAAGATATCAGGAGCTCACCAAAGAGCTGCGTTGTCCTAAATGTCAAAACCAGAATCTGGCGGATTCCAATTCACCGATAGCTGCCGACTTACGCCGCCAGGTGTATAACTTATTAAATGAAGGCAAGTCGGATATGGAGATCATGAGTTACATGGTCGACCGTTACGGCGATTTTGTCCTTTACCGCCCTAAGGTTAACAATACCACTTATATCTTGTGGTTCGGTCCGGCTATTTTATTGTTGCTGGGCGTTGGTGTGATAATTTTTATTCTCCGCCGCAAGCCTCACGCGAAAGAAAAACAAGCCTTGTCTGCCGATCAGCAAGATAAACTGAAACAAATTTTAAAAGATTAG
- a CDS encoding TolC family protein, whose product MNHLLLSATLLITGMQTGLAASPESQSGRALSFEQTIKRALASDPWLNANRKQQLALESMSRFSATLPDPKVSLSLANLGADNFDFEQEAMTQVKVGVSQMLPRGDSLAIKAQQLTIQSQQYPLQRRDRQAKVTVTAGSLWLDAYQAQESIALIEKNYALFEQLSDVAQASYSSALGKTRQQDIVRAQLELTRLEDRLVQLKQQQLVFQQKLSQWLLAYQAEPGLSQAFLENGLADGFSAGVITLSKQLPELDFLKPELLTDTVSTRVLAQQLTKHPVLAVYDKKIQAADQGIKLAQQSYLPQWGVNASYGLRGDDATGNNRADLFSVGVSFDLPLFTENRQDQLVKAEVFKSEAIKTEKLLLLRQLMSAFYTGKAKLTRFKQREVLYRQALLPQIHIQAEASLTAYTSDDGDFAEVVRARIAQLNAEIDALAIKVGIEKTLLELNYLFIDGAGAEYTGTMASPLSLAAQTEQDNHE is encoded by the coding sequence TTGAATCACCTGTTGTTGAGCGCAACTTTGCTGATAACGGGGATGCAAACCGGGCTTGCCGCCTCGCCCGAAAGCCAGTCCGGCAGAGCTTTGTCTTTTGAACAAACGATAAAACGGGCGCTGGCCAGTGATCCCTGGCTTAATGCCAACCGGAAGCAGCAGTTGGCGCTTGAGTCCATGAGCCGCTTTTCGGCAACTTTACCGGATCCTAAGGTTTCTTTATCGCTGGCAAATCTAGGCGCGGATAACTTTGATTTTGAGCAGGAAGCCATGACCCAGGTCAAAGTCGGTGTCAGCCAGATGCTGCCCCGGGGCGACAGCCTGGCGATTAAAGCGCAGCAGTTGACCATACAGAGCCAGCAATACCCGTTGCAGCGCCGCGACCGGCAAGCCAAGGTGACGGTGACCGCCGGCAGTTTATGGCTCGATGCCTACCAGGCACAGGAAAGTATTGCCTTAATCGAAAAAAACTATGCCCTGTTCGAGCAGTTATCCGATGTTGCCCAGGCCAGTTATTCTTCGGCGCTCGGTAAAACCCGGCAACAGGACATAGTGCGGGCCCAGCTGGAGTTAACCCGGCTGGAAGATCGCCTGGTGCAGTTAAAGCAGCAGCAACTGGTATTTCAGCAAAAACTGAGTCAATGGCTGCTGGCCTATCAAGCGGAGCCAGGGCTAAGTCAGGCTTTTTTGGAAAATGGCTTGGCCGATGGTTTTTCAGCCGGTGTTATAACCTTGAGTAAGCAGCTGCCTGAGCTCGACTTTCTTAAACCTGAACTGTTAACGGATACGGTATCAACCCGGGTGCTGGCGCAGCAGCTGACAAAACATCCGGTATTGGCGGTTTATGATAAAAAAATCCAGGCCGCCGATCAGGGCATAAAGCTGGCGCAGCAAAGCTATCTGCCGCAATGGGGAGTGAATGCCAGTTACGGCCTGCGGGGAGATGACGCCACGGGCAATAATCGTGCGGATCTCTTTTCTGTTGGCGTCAGTTTTGATTTACCTCTGTTTACCGAAAACCGCCAGGATCAATTGGTAAAAGCCGAGGTCTTTAAAAGCGAAGCAATTAAAACCGAGAAGCTGCTCTTGTTAAGGCAGCTTATGTCGGCTTTTTATACCGGCAAGGCCAAACTGACACGTTTTAAGCAAAGAGAGGTGCTCTACAGGCAAGCCTTGTTGCCGCAAATCCATATCCAGGCGGAAGCAAGCTTAACAGCCTATACCAGCGATGACGGTGACTTTGCCGAAGTGGTACGCGCCCGTATTGCACAGCTTAATGCCGAAATTGATGCCCTGGCCATCAAGGTAGGCATAGAGAAAACCCTGCTGGAATTAAATTATTTGTTTATTGACGGGGCCGGGGCTGAGTATACCGGCACCATGGCAAGCCCTCTTTCTCTTGCAGCGCAGACGGAGCAAGATAACCATGAGTAA
- the hemH gene encoding ferrochelatase codes for MSRFSGDISNSQQQPRTGVLLTNLGSPDEPNPGALRRYLAEFLSDPRVVEIPRLVWLIILYGIILRVRPAKSAKLYKSIWTEQGAPLVVITKQQKEKVAAQLARQYGDDVLVDFAMRYGKPSIASALQKFQKAGVDNIVVLPLYPQYAGPTTGSTFDAVTKEVKRWRWVPSLHFISSYHDNPHYIHALANTVREHIQLHGKPDKLVMSYHGMPKAFQQWGDPYYDFCAKTTQLLVANLGLEQEDYIMTFQSRFGKAEWLQPYTDATLESLPATGNKHIAIMSPAFSADCLETLEELESENREIFVEAGGEKYHYIKALNDRDDHIEMLAELVSPLIIKR; via the coding sequence ATGTCACGATTTTCCGGAGATATCAGCAACAGCCAGCAGCAACCACGTACCGGCGTATTGTTAACTAACCTGGGATCCCCCGACGAACCCAACCCGGGGGCATTAAGGCGTTATCTGGCGGAGTTCTTATCGGATCCCCGGGTCGTGGAAATTCCCCGCCTGGTATGGCTGATTATCTTATACGGGATTATCTTAAGGGTGCGTCCGGCAAAGTCGGCCAAGTTATATAAAAGTATCTGGACCGAGCAGGGAGCACCTCTGGTGGTGATCACCAAACAGCAAAAGGAAAAAGTCGCAGCACAGCTGGCCCGGCAATACGGCGATGATGTGCTGGTGGATTTTGCCATGCGTTATGGCAAGCCATCGATTGCTTCGGCTTTGCAGAAGTTTCAAAAAGCGGGCGTGGATAATATTGTCGTATTACCGCTTTATCCGCAATATGCCGGACCGACGACAGGCTCAACCTTCGATGCCGTCACCAAAGAGGTGAAACGCTGGCGCTGGGTACCGAGTTTACACTTTATCAGCAGTTACCATGATAACCCTCACTATATCCATGCCCTGGCGAACACGGTTCGCGAGCATATCCAGCTCCACGGCAAGCCGGATAAACTGGTGATGTCTTATCATGGCATGCCAAAAGCCTTTCAGCAATGGGGCGATCCCTATTACGACTTTTGTGCGAAAACCACGCAATTACTGGTGGCCAATCTTGGCCTGGAGCAGGAAGATTATATTATGACCTTCCAGTCGCGCTTTGGTAAAGCCGAGTGGCTGCAGCCATACACAGATGCCACCCTGGAATCCTTGCCGGCGACGGGCAACAAGCACATTGCCATTATGAGTCCGGCGTTTAGTGCCGACTGCCTGGAAACCCTGGAAGAGCTGGAAAGTGAAAACCGGGAGATCTTTGTCGAAGCGGGCGGGGAGAAATATCACTATATCAAAGCATTAAACGACCGAGATGATCATATTGAGATGCTGGCCGAGCTGGTGAGTCCGCTTATTATTAAGCGCTAG
- the ccmI gene encoding c-type cytochrome biogenesis protein CcmI gives MEVIISIVVLLLLLLFVIWGHYLRSSIRTATDSSSVRDETNVSLYHEHKAEIEKDYAEGGIDEENYRYLLAELDKSLLQDIEENAGEPKLVADKPMSLAWPVVLTVFVLGFSFALYLKNGAYDLLSQPAMSAGGQGHEGFNSEQQAMVRLKQLQQLTEQEPKNSQAWYNLGQASIGLGDFGGALAAFDQVMAIEGEHADILGAKAQAMFYQNNQQINEPIQALIDKALALDPNDPSTNILLGLNHFIGEKYADAIAYWQKVVDLGGNNVNVQALQGAINEAKSRMAAAGETPPQDAASGANLVLNVNLSDDIRQQLSRGEDKTVFVYAVPAKGPRMPLAAVKIRASDLPTTVVLNDSQAMNPQMTLSSVESVNLYAVVSNLGGVGIKPGDYKGELKGISVASSDAIDLIINTLVPES, from the coding sequence ATGGAAGTGATAATTAGCATAGTCGTATTGTTATTGTTGTTACTGTTTGTGATCTGGGGTCACTACCTGCGCAGCAGTATCAGGACGGCAACAGACTCAAGCAGTGTTCGTGATGAAACCAATGTCAGCCTGTATCATGAACATAAAGCGGAAATCGAAAAAGATTATGCCGAAGGCGGCATAGATGAAGAAAACTACCGGTACCTGCTGGCGGAGCTGGATAAGAGCTTGCTGCAGGATATTGAAGAAAATGCCGGTGAGCCGAAACTGGTGGCGGATAAACCTATGTCGCTTGCCTGGCCTGTGGTACTGACGGTTTTTGTGCTTGGTTTTAGTTTTGCCCTGTACCTGAAAAACGGCGCTTATGATCTGCTGTCGCAACCGGCCATGTCTGCCGGCGGCCAGGGGCATGAAGGATTTAACAGCGAACAGCAGGCCATGGTGCGGCTGAAGCAGTTGCAGCAACTGACCGAGCAGGAGCCGAAAAACTCCCAGGCCTGGTATAACTTGGGACAGGCGTCCATAGGCCTTGGTGATTTCGGCGGCGCGCTAGCAGCTTTTGACCAGGTGATGGCGATTGAAGGGGAACATGCGGATATTCTCGGTGCCAAGGCCCAGGCGATGTTCTATCAGAATAACCAGCAAATCAACGAGCCAATCCAGGCGCTGATCGATAAAGCGTTAGCTTTAGATCCCAATGATCCTTCCACTAACATACTGCTGGGACTTAATCATTTTATCGGCGAGAAATATGCCGATGCAATAGCCTATTGGCAGAAAGTGGTGGATCTGGGCGGCAATAATGTCAATGTCCAGGCACTGCAGGGGGCAATTAACGAAGCCAAAAGCCGTATGGCGGCAGCCGGAGAAACACCGCCACAAGATGCTGCTTCAGGCGCGAACTTGGTGTTAAATGTTAACTTGAGCGATGATATTCGCCAGCAACTGAGCCGGGGAGAAGATAAAACCGTCTTCGTTTATGCCGTCCCGGCAAAGGGGCCGAGAATGCCGTTGGCAGCGGTGAAGATCCGCGCCAGTGATCTGCCGACCACTGTGGTGCTAAATGATTCCCAGGCGATGAATCCGCAGATGACCTTAAGCAGCGTGGAATCGGTGAATCTTTATGCCGTAGTATCGAACCTGGGTGGGGTCGGCATTAAGCCCGGCGATTACAAAGGGGAGCTTAAAGGCATCAGTGTTGCCAGCAGCGATGCCATAGATCTGATCATAAATACCCTTGTGCCCGAGTCGTAA
- a CDS encoding glutathione peroxidase, translating to MFKLFLSSLLAASLLLSSSLSARPQESPLPPSGISHTSDCAPFLRYTIRRLHSQVQLDLCELTAGKPVLLVNTASHCGFTPQFKGLEAIHKKYQSQGLVVLGFPSDDFFQEEDEEKDTAKVCFVNYGVTFPMLQTINVRGSDAHAIFKHLADKTTSPKWNFYKYLVSGDGKQIKHFNSRVTPDDAEFIQAIEALL from the coding sequence ATGTTTAAATTATTTCTTTCCAGTTTGCTGGCAGCAAGTCTGCTGCTAAGCTCGTCTCTTTCGGCCCGGCCGCAGGAATCACCGCTTCCGCCATCGGGTATTTCCCATACCAGCGATTGTGCGCCGTTTTTGCGTTATACCATACGCAGGCTTCATTCCCAGGTGCAGCTGGATTTATGTGAACTTACCGCAGGTAAACCTGTGCTACTGGTCAATACCGCCAGTCATTGCGGTTTTACCCCGCAATTTAAGGGACTGGAAGCGATACATAAAAAATATCAGTCACAGGGACTGGTGGTGTTGGGTTTTCCTTCCGATGATTTTTTTCAGGAAGAGGACGAGGAAAAAGATACCGCTAAGGTCTGTTTTGTTAACTATGGCGTGACCTTCCCTATGCTGCAAACCATCAATGTTCGCGGCAGCGATGCCCATGCTATTTTTAAGCATTTGGCGGATAAAACAACTTCACCCAAGTGGAACTTCTATAAATACCTGGTCAGCGGCGACGGCAAGCAGATTAAGCATTTCAACAGCCGGGTAACCCCGGATGATGCCGAGTTCATCCAGGCAATTGAAGCGCTACTTTAG